GAAGACTCAGGGGCGGTAAAATGGAGGGTAGCCTTTTGGCGAGCATGGTTTTGCCTGCACCGGGAGGACCGATCATGATCACATTATGCCCACCTGCTGCTGCAATCTCCATGGCTCTTTTGATATTTTCCTGTCCTTGGACATCCGCAAAATCAAATTCATATTTTTCCAAGGAGTTGAAAAAAATATCCCGGGTGTCTGTGACCAAGGGGCTGATGTCCAGTTCGCATTCCAGGAAATCAATAGCATCTTGGAGCTTTTCCACACCGATAATATCCAGGTTGTTGACTATAGACGCTTCAGATGCATTTTCCCTGGGAAGGATAAAGCCTTTAAATCCCCTCTTTCTGGCTTCAATAGCTATGGGAAGTACCCCTTTTACCGGTCTCAAATGACCATCCAGGGATAATTCCCCCATGATGACATAAGATTCTAATTCAGGGAAGCTGACCTGCTCAGAGGCTTTGAGTATGCCGAGTGCAATGGGCAGGTCATAAGCAGAACCTTCCTTCCGGATATCTGCCGGAGCAAGATTGATCACTACTTTTTGTCTGGGCATTCTGTACCCGGAATATTTGAGTGCAGATTCTACCCTTTGCTGACTTTCTTTAACAGCACTGTCAGGAAGGCCTACCATATAAAAATTGGTGCCTTGCCCCACATTTACTTCAATGGTTATCAGTTTGGCGTCCACTCCTGATACCGCGCTTCCAAAAGTTTTTGCTACCATGCCATGTTAATTGTTTGAAACAAAAAAGGAAACCAAAATCGGTTTCCTAATATAGAGATTTTTCAACTAATCTATCTTTTTACTTGAAATTTTGTCTTGGACGGATGACGGAGCTTTCTTTTTCCTCTTCCTTCTGCTTCATTTTGCTTTCCAGGTTTTTCAGTTTGATGCCCTGCTCCATATCATACAGTTTGGCTTTAAGCTCATTTTTTTCAACTTCCTTTTTTTCTAATTCCCTTGAGAGGTTGTTGGACAAAGTATGCCCTGTTGCCCATGAAATGAGGAAAAGAACCAGTCCAAGCAAGAGAAAATTGATGACTACAGATGTGGTAAGCTCTTCAATTCCCATCAATCCTTTGATGCTATTGAATGACAAAAAGAACACGAGACTTATGGCGAAAAATAAAAGTACGAGCAAATGGGTGATTTTATTGACTTGTTTCATGGTAAGGAATTCTGTTTGAATTGCTAATATACTAAACAGACTGCATGGTAGAAAGATTCCGGTAAAGGCCTTCTTCTTCCATTAATTGTTGGTGGGTGCCCCTTTGAACAATTTTCCCCTTTTTGATTACCAGTATCTCGTCTGCATGCTGAATTGTACTTAGCCTATGCGCTATGACCAAGGTTGTCCTGTTGGCCATAAGATTGGTAAGCGCTTCCTGAACGAGTTTTTCAGATTGTGAATCCAAGGCAGAAGTTGCTTCATCCAAAATCAGGATAGGTGGATTTTTCAATACCGCTCGGGCGATACTCAACCTTTGCCTTTGACCTCCGGATAACTTCGACCCCCGCTCTCCGATGTTGGTATGGTAGCCTTTTTCAAGCTGTACGATAAATTCATGGGCATTGGCAATCTTCGCGGCCTCTATGACTTCTCCTTCAGAAATCCCTTCTAGCCCAAAGGCAATATTGTTGAATACCGTATCATTGAAGAGAATGGATTCCTGGGTCACTATTCCCATTAACTTTCTTAAGCTTTGAAGTTCGATTTCCTTCAGATCCCTGCCATCCAAAGTGATTTTACCTTCGGTAGGGTCATAAAACCTGGGTACCAGGTCCGCTACGGTGGATTTTCCTCCTCCGGAAGGACCTACCAGGGCGATGGTTTTTCCCTTTTCCAAGACAAAGTCAATATCCTTTAGCACAAGTTCTTTTTCATATCTAAAGGAAACATGCTGAAATTGGATAGCTTCCTCAAATTTTTCAACAGTCACCGGATTTTCTGAATTTTGGATAGCGCTTGGGGTATCCACTACTTCAAAAATTCTTTCCGCCGAAGCCAATCCCCTTTGAATACTGCTCGCTGCCCTGGAAATCTCTTTGGCAGGGTTCAAAACCTGTGTGAAAATCACAATATAGGTGATAAAGTCAGAAGCGCCTAAAGCGGAATTATTGCTCAATACCAGGGATCCACCGTACAATAAAATTCCGGCTACCACCAAAACACCAAGAAATTGCGAAGCAGGTGAAGCCAATTCGTTTTTCCTTGCCATAGAAATGTTGACATTGGAATAGTAATCTGTTTCCCTGTCAAATTTTGAGCGCATAAAGGGTTGCGCCGCAAATGCTTTGATTACCCTCATGCCGCCTATGGTTTCATCCAGGATATTTACGATCCTGCCCAGTGACTCCTGACTGGCGACAGCTTTCTTTTTCAGTCTTTTGGTTATTCCTCCTATCACAGCGCCGGAAATGGGGATTACCAAGATGGTGAACAAAGTGAGCTTCAGGGACATGAAAAATAAAACGGCAAAGTACAAAATAATCGTAGCAGGTTCTTTAAAAACCACCTTCAGAGATTGGACAATACTGTTTTCTACCTCCTGTATATCATTGGTCATTTTGGACATCAAATCCCCTTTGCGTTCATTGGAAAAATAGCCGATGTGCAGGTTGGTTACCTTTTCAAAAATGTTCATCCGCATTTTTTTGATGATTTCCGCACGGACTTTTGCCAAAACCACTCCAGACAGATAAGTGAACAAGTTGGATAAAAAAACCGAAGCTACAATGATAAGGCAGACATACAAAAGGGTCCCGAATTTTCCATGACTTTCTGCAATGCTGATGAAATAGTGGTAAAAGAGATGGAAAAAATACTCCAGTGAAAAACTGAATTCGGGCTTTTCGATGTATTTGGTCAAACTGGAGGGATCTACCTGCCCAAAGATGACATCAAACAAAGGTTTGAGCAGGGTAAAATTCAGTAAGCCAAAAAGGATTGCCAAAATGGTATAGACCACATAAATAGGAAAATAGCGCCTAAAGGGTCTTGCATAGGATAATATCCTAAGGTAAGTATTCATGCAATGGATTTGAAATTCCCCCGCAAGTTACGGAATTAAAAGTTGAAATCATTTCTTATCATGTTCACCCTGATGCCTGCTTGTGTAAACTGATTGATTTCCGGTGCATTGAGATCTTGTGCAGTTCTTCTTCTATAGGTATGGGTCAGGTCCAAAAAAACATTTTGCTTGATCATGTAACTCAGGTTCAGACTACCCATGATTACCCTGTTTTCTATCCCTTGGCCTATTCTGTTTCCAAAAAGACCGATTCCGGTATTGGGGTTCAGCCTGTTTTTGAGTACATTTTTTCCAAAATTCACATCTTCCGAAGGATCATCTCCAAAATATTGGAAAATCCCGGTAAAATTGGCAAAAAGCCTGGGAGCAGGTTGATACCTCAAAATCCCTACAGCCTCCCTGAAATTTGCCCCAAGCGGATGGGTCAAAGCTGTCCTGTAGTTGGAAAAAGACTGGAAGTCGGATTTTTCCTGATAAGTATAAGGCCTTGCCTGGTTGTATTCCAATTGTAAATCCAGGTTGGAAATTTTGAAGACATCGATGTATTTGTAACCTGCCTGGAGTCCATATTTATTTCGGCTGGACTGCTTGCCATCAATTCCGAAGAACTCACCGAAAACGAATTCATCCAATGCAAACTGTCCGTAAAGCTGCATGCCCGGAGTAAAATTCCATTTGGCATCCATGCCTAACATGATTTTATCAGGCGTTCCCAACTGATGCTCTACCCATCGGTAAAAAATAATAGGATTGAGGTAATTCCAGTTGAATTGGTTCATCATGACCGATTCAAAAAGACCAACATTCAGCTTTTTGCCAATGTTCATGCCCAAACGGTGAAAGGAAAACCACTTTTGTGGATAGCGGCCGTCAGTAGGCCTTCCCTGACCATCAAAGATCACATCCGCATTCAATTGTGCCCATACATTGGTCAGGTTGAATTTCCAGATTTTGGTGTTGATTTTGGCAAAAAGGTAAGGATTGGAAAAATCAGAAAGGATCATGGAGCGGTAACCTTCTCCTACAAAGTTCCTGTCATGGCCAATCTGTGCATGAATGTGCTTGGTAAGGTTGAAGCTTACATGCCCCATGGCAGAGAAATAGCCATATCCTTCCCCTTCAAATCTTTTCCAAAATCCTTCTCCGGGAACAGCACCGGAATGTTCTATGTAGTCCTTAACCCATGAAGGGAAGATGGTTTGGGTAGTAGTCATGTAGGTGTAAAATGCCACCTTTCTGTCAATGCTTCCCCTGAGTTCAAGTCCTCTGCTGTTCCTTAATCTTAACCTGTCCACATCCTGTTCCACTCCTCCGGCCAGATAAAGTACTGGG
This Cecembia calidifontis DNA region includes the following protein-coding sequences:
- a CDS encoding ABC transporter ATP-binding protein, whose translation is MNTYLRILSYARPFRRYFPIYVVYTILAILFGLLNFTLLKPLFDVIFGQVDPSSLTKYIEKPEFSFSLEYFFHLFYHYFISIAESHGKFGTLLYVCLIIVASVFLSNLFTYLSGVVLAKVRAEIIKKMRMNIFEKVTNLHIGYFSNERKGDLMSKMTNDIQEVENSIVQSLKVVFKEPATIILYFAVLFFMSLKLTLFTILVIPISGAVIGGITKRLKKKAVASQESLGRIVNILDETIGGMRVIKAFAAQPFMRSKFDRETDYYSNVNISMARKNELASPASQFLGVLVVAGILLYGGSLVLSNNSALGASDFITYIVIFTQVLNPAKEISRAASSIQRGLASAERIFEVVDTPSAIQNSENPVTVEKFEEAIQFQHVSFRYEKELVLKDIDFVLEKGKTIALVGPSGGGKSTVADLVPRFYDPTEGKITLDGRDLKEIELQSLRKLMGIVTQESILFNDTVFNNIAFGLEGISEGEVIEAAKIANAHEFIVQLEKGYHTNIGERGSKLSGGQRQRLSIARAVLKNPPILILDEATSALDSQSEKLVQEALTNLMANRTTLVIAHRLSTIQHADEILVIKKGKIVQRGTHQQLMEEEGLYRNLSTMQSV